Proteins from a genomic interval of Bradyrhizobium sp. CCBAU 53340:
- a CDS encoding non-ribosomal peptide synthetase has translation MALSGIASGAREGSADTGAEANTIGGLLALHARSTPAAPALLAPGRPPLTYGALGARIEHLVRTLRGLGIAPADRMAVALPRGADSALALIAVASTCACVPVNPDLTADELQRYFSEMKLSALVTRADMNSPSRDVARALDIAVIDFVPGPEADLGGCEFVGPTVGPPGAGGAARAEDDAFILLTSGTAARPKMVPLTHRNVCLSAQNAGRVLSLTSHDRLLNVLPLFHAHGLISGLLTALAAGSSVIVTSGFDAPSFFGWMRDLQPTWYTAVPTIHRALLTAAEANPQAARSSSLRVIRSASSSLAPAILNGLEAAFGVPVLETYGMTEAASQIAANPFELRKIGSVGRAAGPDIAIMDETGRELASGTRGEIMLRGPNMSRGYYNDEAATQAAFHNGWFRTGDLGYLDADGYLFIVGRIKDVINRGGQKVSPLEVEEVLLAHPAVLEAGVFAVPHAKLGENVAAVVVLRSDSGASSDQLRQFARKRLAAYKVPSLIRSVAALPKGASGKVKRNALAELISAEQADDETQLPRNALESQLAEIWANLLDLPQVGLDQDVFALGADSLAVTQMRSRLRERFNAEFSFEDIFDCATVGALAARLEATAHRDATLPAWRQAAPDGDAPLSFQQQRMYVLSRLDPTRYNYNVVEVALLKGHVDLAALRAGLAAVCERHEALRSVFLERDGEPVQRVLRTLPQLKRIKLKPCPSHRRAAVVRREARKLAQYAFDLAHEPPLKVTLLSFGRSSHALVVNVHHLVTDGWSQRLFWEALAAGYAAARKESTVALPSPGFQYRDFARWQQSWAQTAAAKEQLDYWRAQLDGVSTLPLRTDRPRPEVWSGHGARHYFEFSKDLSADIRAMSQDQGVTPFMSLLAAFQCLLFRHTGHEDVATGSLIANRNQLESERLIGLFANTLILRNDFGGDPTFGEMLRRVRQVTLDAYRNQDLPIEEVLRALQIARRTDGNPLFRIMFILQNASIEAARFPGLSTRRLEVDPEVARFDITLELVEAEGRFTGFFEYATDLFDEGTIEGMADQFKTLLKAVIANPEQRISRLPLLTAAERRQLPMKGRPANFTTRGNLCERFGQQAKKTPNAIAISDGLMSLSYRELARRSQAIARWLAREGVGAETVVALLADRGPNLLAAMIAVQRAGAAFLNLDPDQPPARLATILGSSCATVLLTGRAQSAMVEALLEPLVARIEVADIEDAIALAATPPARAARRASSSLAYLIYTSGSSGAPKGVMIEQRGLSNHLASLISELGLTPKDVIAQTAPQSFVISVWQFLAGPMVGARVHVCASPVVQDPMLLAREIEREGITVLEIVPSLLRVIVERLDEAPMRRAFARLRLLISTGEPLPVELSRAWFDRSPKVPLINAYGASECSDDVSLHRLTRAPDVTTTNVSVGAPLPNTQLYVLDPNLALQPIGVVGELCIGGDGVGRGYVNDPAQSRQRFIPDPFRRREGARLYRTGDHARRRADGTIECLGRADLQVKVRGYRIELKEIEAALANHESVRAGIVEPRRDANGDVRLIAHVVAKSGSRTSASELRDFLKSRLPVHAIPSAFLFLDQVPLNAHGKLDRSALVPPAQQEAGSVEAAVPARHFTEKVLSDIWIDLLKVESLGVTDNFFDLGGHSLLAGQAMARVARALGVSLPIKTIFEAPTIEELARLVDAAVATKLQKPASSVPRLMESGPPTLSIAQDQMLRIEQNLPDLPLFNLPFAFHLEGPMDPRLLAQAIDDIVRRHESLQTAFGRNGEEPVSDVVAPATFGPILTVETIGDGRPHNNKRRKALELRKIELLIAQETCTPIGTTRAPLLRARLLRRHAEDHILLLTLHHAIADGWSIGVLFEELSSRYAALAGHPSPPLPKIPLAFSDVARWQRWWCGTEAARRQAADWTENLRGALPLFDGKAPPGAPTGHHPLSLEHDLVARLAAHARQHNATLFMCLLTGLKALLLARTGHTDISVATAMANRAQPDTEQIVGPFENTVIVRSRITPDLSFTQGLLRVRQSVLDAHARQELPFNMLADHLEQEGIDTAALLQVYFTLQNPLRQPLDLPNVAVRSIGNVAREGQPVLPIDQTWLSLMLKERPTGITGSCNYKGELLDGGMVGAWMQDLIALLAAAVAQPHTPLGRLLDRRAA, from the coding sequence ATGGCATTGTCGGGAATTGCATCCGGGGCGAGAGAGGGATCGGCCGACACGGGCGCCGAAGCCAATACGATCGGCGGCCTCCTCGCCTTGCACGCGCGTTCGACACCGGCAGCGCCCGCCCTGCTCGCCCCCGGCCGGCCGCCCCTGACTTATGGCGCTCTCGGCGCCAGAATCGAGCATCTCGTCCGTACCTTGCGCGGGCTCGGAATTGCCCCCGCCGACCGCATGGCTGTTGCGCTGCCGCGCGGGGCCGACAGTGCGCTCGCCCTGATCGCGGTTGCATCGACCTGCGCCTGCGTTCCCGTCAACCCTGATCTGACGGCGGATGAGCTGCAACGCTATTTCAGCGAGATGAAGCTGTCGGCGCTCGTAACGCGGGCCGACATGAACTCGCCGAGCCGGGACGTCGCCAGAGCGCTCGATATCGCGGTCATCGACTTCGTGCCCGGTCCGGAGGCGGATCTCGGCGGCTGCGAGTTCGTCGGCCCGACGGTCGGCCCGCCCGGCGCAGGCGGAGCTGCGCGTGCCGAGGACGATGCATTCATCCTGCTGACATCAGGCACGGCGGCGCGGCCGAAAATGGTGCCCCTGACGCACCGCAATGTATGCCTTTCCGCGCAAAATGCCGGCCGCGTGCTCTCGCTCACATCGCACGATCGCCTGCTCAACGTTCTGCCACTGTTTCACGCCCACGGCCTGATCTCCGGGTTGCTGACGGCGCTTGCGGCGGGCTCCAGCGTGATCGTGACCAGCGGTTTTGACGCGCCATCCTTCTTCGGCTGGATGCGGGATCTGCAACCGACCTGGTACACGGCGGTGCCGACCATTCATCGTGCGCTGCTGACGGCTGCGGAAGCCAACCCGCAAGCCGCCCGATCATCATCGCTGCGCGTGATCCGCTCCGCCTCATCCTCGCTCGCACCCGCGATCCTCAACGGACTGGAGGCGGCCTTCGGCGTTCCCGTTCTCGAGACCTACGGCATGACGGAAGCGGCCTCGCAGATCGCAGCCAATCCGTTCGAGTTGCGCAAGATCGGCTCGGTCGGCCGCGCCGCCGGTCCCGACATCGCGATCATGGACGAAACGGGCCGCGAGCTTGCAAGCGGCACGCGTGGCGAGATCATGCTGCGCGGACCGAATATGAGCCGCGGCTATTATAATGACGAGGCGGCGACGCAGGCCGCATTCCACAACGGCTGGTTCCGCACCGGCGATCTCGGCTATCTCGACGCCGACGGCTATCTCTTCATTGTCGGCCGCATCAAGGATGTCATCAACCGCGGTGGCCAGAAGGTATCGCCGCTGGAGGTGGAAGAGGTGCTGCTGGCCCACCCGGCGGTGCTGGAAGCCGGGGTCTTCGCCGTTCCGCACGCAAAGCTCGGCGAGAACGTCGCCGCCGTCGTGGTGCTGCGTTCCGATTCCGGGGCCAGCTCCGACCAGCTGCGCCAATTCGCGCGCAAGCGTCTCGCCGCCTACAAGGTGCCGAGCCTGATCCGCAGCGTGGCGGCGCTGCCGAAGGGTGCCAGCGGCAAGGTCAAGCGCAATGCGCTCGCCGAGCTGATTTCGGCGGAACAGGCCGACGACGAGACGCAACTACCGCGCAACGCGCTGGAGTCCCAGCTTGCGGAGATCTGGGCCAATCTGCTCGATCTTCCGCAAGTCGGCCTCGATCAGGACGTCTTCGCGCTCGGCGCGGACTCGCTTGCGGTCACGCAGATGCGCTCGCGCCTGCGCGAGCGGTTCAACGCGGAGTTCTCGTTCGAAGACATCTTTGATTGTGCCACCGTCGGCGCTCTTGCCGCTCGGCTCGAGGCCACGGCGCATCGGGACGCGACGCTGCCGGCATGGCGCCAGGCTGCCCCTGACGGAGACGCGCCGCTGTCGTTCCAGCAGCAGCGGATGTATGTGCTCTCGCGGCTCGATCCGACGCGCTACAATTATAATGTGGTCGAGGTCGCGCTGCTGAAGGGCCATGTCGATCTGGCAGCGCTCCGGGCAGGCCTTGCCGCGGTCTGCGAGCGCCACGAGGCGCTGCGCTCGGTCTTTCTCGAGCGCGATGGCGAGCCCGTGCAGCGCGTGCTTCGGACGCTGCCGCAGCTCAAGCGGATCAAGCTCAAGCCCTGCCCCTCACACCGGCGGGCTGCGGTCGTCAGGCGCGAGGCGCGGAAGCTTGCCCAATATGCGTTCGATCTCGCCCACGAGCCGCCGCTGAAGGTCACGCTGCTCTCGTTCGGCAGATCCAGCCATGCGCTGGTCGTCAACGTCCATCACCTCGTTACAGATGGCTGGTCGCAGCGGTTGTTCTGGGAGGCGCTCGCCGCCGGATATGCGGCAGCACGCAAGGAAAGCACGGTGGCGCTGCCCTCGCCCGGCTTCCAATATCGCGACTTTGCACGCTGGCAGCAGAGCTGGGCGCAGACTGCTGCGGCAAAGGAGCAGCTCGACTACTGGCGGGCGCAGCTCGACGGCGTCTCCACGCTGCCACTGCGGACCGACCGGCCAAGGCCTGAGGTCTGGAGCGGTCACGGCGCGCGTCATTATTTCGAGTTCTCCAAGGACCTTTCGGCCGACATCCGCGCAATGAGCCAGGACCAGGGCGTGACGCCCTTCATGTCACTGCTCGCAGCCTTCCAGTGTCTGCTGTTCCGTCATACCGGGCATGAGGATGTCGCGACGGGATCGCTGATCGCAAACCGCAACCAGCTCGAAAGCGAGCGCCTGATCGGGCTGTTTGCCAATACGCTGATCCTGCGCAACGATTTCGGCGGCGATCCGACCTTCGGCGAAATGCTGCGCCGAGTGCGCCAGGTCACACTGGATGCCTATCGCAACCAGGACCTTCCGATCGAGGAAGTTCTGCGCGCGCTGCAGATCGCGCGAAGGACGGATGGCAATCCGCTGTTCCGGATCATGTTCATTCTCCAGAACGCCTCGATCGAGGCCGCGCGCTTCCCTGGCCTGTCGACGCGCCGGCTGGAGGTCGATCCAGAAGTCGCGCGCTTCGACATCACGCTCGAGCTGGTCGAGGCCGAGGGGCGCTTCACCGGCTTCTTCGAATACGCCACCGATCTGTTCGACGAAGGCACGATCGAGGGCATGGCGGATCAGTTCAAGACCCTGCTCAAGGCGGTCATCGCCAATCCCGAGCAGCGCATCTCGCGCCTGCCGCTGCTCACCGCCGCCGAGCGCCGGCAGCTGCCGATGAAAGGCCGTCCTGCCAATTTCACCACACGTGGCAATCTCTGTGAGCGTTTCGGGCAGCAGGCGAAAAAGACACCGAATGCCATTGCGATATCCGACGGACTGATGTCCCTGAGCTATCGCGAGCTGGCGCGCCGGAGCCAGGCGATCGCGCGCTGGCTCGCCCGCGAAGGCGTCGGCGCGGAAACGGTGGTCGCACTGCTCGCGGATCGCGGGCCCAACCTGCTCGCGGCGATGATCGCGGTGCAGCGCGCCGGCGCGGCGTTCCTGAACCTCGATCCCGACCAGCCGCCGGCGCGACTCGCGACCATCCTCGGATCGAGTTGCGCAACCGTGTTGCTGACGGGGCGCGCGCAATCCGCCATGGTCGAGGCGCTGCTCGAACCACTGGTCGCGCGCATCGAGGTGGCCGACATCGAGGATGCCATTGCGCTCGCAGCGACACCACCGGCCCGTGCGGCGCGGCGCGCAAGCTCCAGCCTTGCCTACCTCATCTATACGTCCGGCTCTTCCGGTGCGCCGAAGGGCGTCATGATCGAGCAGCGGGGGCTATCGAACCATCTGGCCTCGCTCATTTCCGAGCTGGGCCTCACACCCAAGGACGTGATCGCGCAGACCGCGCCGCAGAGCTTTGTCATATCGGTCTGGCAGTTCCTTGCCGGTCCCATGGTCGGTGCACGCGTCCATGTCTGTGCCAGCCCTGTCGTCCAGGACCCGATGCTGCTGGCACGGGAGATCGAACGCGAGGGCATCACGGTGCTCGAGATCGTGCCGTCGCTGCTGCGCGTCATCGTCGAACGTCTCGACGAAGCACCGATGCGGCGCGCCTTTGCCCGGCTGCGGCTCCTGATCTCGACCGGCGAGCCGCTGCCGGTCGAGCTCAGCCGCGCCTGGTTCGACCGCAGCCCGAAGGTACCGTTGATCAATGCCTATGGTGCTTCGGAATGTTCCGATGACGTCTCGCTGCACCGGCTGACCCGGGCACCGGATGTGACGACGACCAACGTCTCCGTCGGCGCGCCTCTGCCGAATACCCAGCTTTACGTGCTCGATCCGAACCTTGCGCTGCAGCCGATTGGCGTGGTCGGCGAGCTCTGCATTGGCGGCGACGGCGTCGGCCGCGGCTATGTCAACGATCCCGCGCAGAGCCGGCAGCGCTTCATTCCGGATCCGTTCCGGCGCCGCGAAGGCGCACGGCTCTACCGCACCGGCGACCATGCCCGCCGCCGCGCCGACGGGACGATCGAATGCCTCGGCCGCGCCGACCTTCAGGTCAAGGTTCGCGGCTATCGCATCGAGCTCAAGGAGATCGAAGCTGCGCTTGCCAACCACGAGAGCGTCCGCGCCGGCATCGTCGAGCCGCGCCGCGACGCCAATGGCGACGTCAGGCTGATCGCCCATGTCGTCGCGAAGTCCGGCAGCCGGACCAGCGCCAGCGAGCTTCGCGACTTCCTCAAGAGCCGGCTGCCTGTGCACGCGATCCCGTCCGCGTTCCTGTTCCTGGATCAGGTGCCGCTGAATGCCCACGGCAAGCTCGATCGCTCCGCCCTGGTCCCGCCCGCGCAACAGGAGGCCGGAAGTGTCGAGGCGGCCGTGCCGGCGCGGCATTTCACCGAAAAGGTCCTGTCCGACATTTGGATCGATCTGCTGAAGGTCGAGAGCCTCGGTGTCACCGACAATTTCTTCGACCTTGGCGGCCATTCGCTGCTGGCGGGCCAGGCGATGGCGCGTGTGGCCCGCGCGCTCGGAGTATCGTTGCCGATCAAGACCATCTTCGAAGCGCCGACGATCGAAGAACTGGCCAGGCTGGTCGATGCGGCGGTGGCCACCAAGCTGCAAAAGCCGGCCTCCAGCGTCCCACGCCTCATGGAAAGCGGACCTCCCACGCTGTCGATCGCGCAGGACCAGATGCTGCGGATCGAGCAGAACCTGCCCGATCTGCCGCTGTTCAATCTGCCCTTCGCCTTTCATCTCGAAGGCCCGATGGATCCGCGTCTGCTGGCGCAGGCGATCGACGACATCGTGCGCCGGCACGAATCGTTACAGACGGCGTTCGGCCGGAACGGCGAGGAACCGGTCAGCGACGTCGTCGCGCCAGCCACGTTCGGGCCGATACTGACCGTCGAGACCATCGGCGACGGCCGGCCCCACAACAACAAGCGGCGCAAGGCGCTCGAACTCAGGAAGATCGAACTCCTGATCGCGCAGGAGACCTGTACCCCTATTGGTACGACGCGGGCGCCGCTGCTGCGGGCACGGCTGCTGCGGCGTCACGCCGAGGATCACATCCTGCTGCTGACGCTGCATCATGCCATCGCCGATGGCTGGTCGATCGGCGTGCTGTTCGAGGAATTGTCCAGCCGCTACGCCGCACTGGCAGGTCATCCATCGCCACCTTTGCCAAAAATACCGCTCGCGTTCTCCGACGTCGCGCGCTGGCAGCGCTGGTGGTGCGGCACGGAGGCGGCCCGCCGGCAGGCGGCCGACTGGACCGAGAATTTGCGCGGCGCGCTGCCCCTGTTCGACGGAAAAGCACCTCCGGGCGCGCCGACCGGCCATCATCCGCTCAGCCTGGAGCACGACCTGGTCGCCCGACTCGCGGCCCATGCGCGCCAGCACAACGCCACCCTGTTCATGTGCCTGCTCACCGGCCTGAAGGCGCTTCTGCTGGCGCGGACCGGACATACCGACATCTCGGTGGCCACCGCCATGGCCAACCGCGCCCAGCCGGATACCGAACAGATCGTGGGGCCGTTCGAGAATACCGTGATCGTCCGCAGCCGAATCACGCCGGATTTGTCCTTCACGCAAGGATTGCTGCGGGTGCGCCAAAGCGTGCTCGATGCTCATGCGCGGCAGGAGCTGCCTTTCAACATGCTGGCCGACCATCTGGAACAGGAGGGCATCGATACGGCTGCCCTGCTTCAGGTCTATTTCACGCTGCAAAATCCGCTGCGCCAGCCGCTCGACCTGCCCAACGTCGCGGTGCGATCGATCGGGAACGTCGCGCGGGAGGGCCAACCCGTGCTGCCGATCGACCAGACCTGGCTGTCGCTGATGCTGAAGGAGCGGCCGACCGGAATCACCGGTTCATGCAATTACAAGGGCGAGTTGCTCGACGGCGGCATGGTCGGCGCCTGGATGCAGGATCTCATCGCGCTGCTTGCGGCGGCTGTCGCCCAGCCGCATACGCCGCTTGGCCGATTGCTCGATCGCCGCGCGGCATGA